ttgtcacagagtggtggtagtggtggtggtgatagggcttgccattgtcggcctcacgtatgtgggcaacgtcacgactcacgcccagggggaatgtgcgtcctgggccgacttctaagggaactgtgccgacatatgtctgaaagcgtctgagaaaaacccaggaaaaaccccagacaccacagccggtaccgggattcgaacccgggtacagaaaaggcgtacgcctcccgttttcaacaaatcaggggtgtgAGCGATCTcactcgggacgatggttggctaggagcgtgctatgaggtgaagttcatttttaagagtgtagggttctAAATTTAGTTTAGGAGATTCTCCTTCATCCTCTTCGTCCAGTCGAAATTCGTTCTTGGTTCAATGATGATGATTCCTCTTCTTCTTGAATTCTTTCTCCTCGGCCATTCCGCCATGATGTCCGTTGTTGACCTCACAgttgtgggcaacgtcacgactaacgctcttggaaatgtgcgtcctgggcccgacttgtaaggaaactgtgccgacatatgactgaaaccgtctgaggaaaaccgatgaaaaaccccagacaacacagccggcagCGCGATGCGCacctgggtacctcccagtctcgctcTCCTTGTGAGCCAATTACAACCATCGGTTGCGCGCCGGCCCTAGCTATAGACACGAGACGCTACATGCTACACTTTAGTGGCTACATGGTATTGGTTGTAGCTAGGCTAGTGGCTACATGCCGCATGTGTCGCAGTCAGTCGCAGAGGAAGCCGTTTGTAGCCACAGGGTCAAACGAATAGCACTCTGACGTCTACTGGGTCTATCCCCGATAACTCTCttaaggaggaaaaaaaattagTCCGTGAGCTCTCCAAATATTACTGCACCAGAGATAGGACGGTTGGCGCTGGACACGCTCGCTCCTCCGCCAGATAacgtaatccatcatactcgtTCCGCTTCCGTATTAGCTGTCAAGACTGGccacatgacactacgctgcgcgGTGGCGCTACAGTATTTCTTCTGGCGCGCTATTGCGCCTCCTTATGTCCAActgcgtatgtagttgacggactagatttctagAAGTTGAACATGACTACAGTATACTAATAGCCCTGGCCAAGTACCTCTTTGTGAATCACGGCCTGTTCCGTCCACACCAGCTCGCATGCATCCTCCCTGCAGCGCTTAACCTGAGCACCCTCCTCAAGCAGAGTGACCTGCAATGTGATGCCTTTCTTCTAATCGAAAGTCGCTTCACGCCACGCTATCGTGCCCACCAACCTCGGTCAACTCCATCACGCCGTTCCAAGTGCCGCCATGAAGATAAACACGGAGAAATTACCAAGAATTAACCGGGTGTTTATTAAAAATCCACCCGACACCTCCCTACTCGGCTCTCATACACCGTCCACATGACACCGGCGATCACCCTAGGGCCTTTCGCAGAGAAAATAATTGGCCGCGTGCAAAGTCTTGATCCCGGCGTCGTCCAAGAAACGCTTTAACTTCCAACTACTTCTCTTGAACACGGGTTGGAGTGCATTGTCGTTGATGAGATCACTTCCTTGACGATACACCAAGAACACGTAACGGTGCTTTCCCGAACCTCTGGGCGGAGACGGTCCTTCGTACGTGGCCAGTGTGATCCCGGAGTGGATGGAACTTGACCCCTTGATGTTGACCACCAGCCAGTGCAGCCAGTGGCGCATCGATGGCTTTCTCGGATATGGCGCGTCGGGGTCCAGCATGATGATCGTGTAATATTCATTCCACACGGCGTCGAAGAAGATGTTCGGCTCCAGGTAAGCGTCCTTAACCGAGAGAACGTTTCCGAACTTGATTTCTTCCTTTGGGTAGACTACGACCACAGCTTTCGAGGGCACGCTAGGTATGACGTCAGGGACGATCTTCGAGGTTTTCAGGTGTGTGAGGTTCTTTTCGAGGTGCTCGCTTACCGAAGCGTCGCTGAAAGGAACGAATAGCGGTAGCAGAAAGAGGGCTAGAAAGGCCGCCATGATATCGAGGCTGGAAGCGAAGACGAACGGCTCGTTACGTCTGGAACAGCTGGCGGACGGACACGCCTTCTGCGCGCGCAGGTGTGTTCGTTCTTTTCCTTCATCTGCGTTCTCGTCGTTTTGCCATCCAGACCCGGACTCAGGTATAAAGGAGAGAAGCGTGACGTGTCGTGATCGTTCGTATTTTAGCTTTTTGTGCCTTTTAAGCGTGTACCTCGTGGTAATTTGGCAAAGCATGCTATATGCTAACACCATGTAGTGCACGTTTTATTTGACCATATATGTATATCAGAATGCCGTTAACGGCGTTCCTATTTAATATTGACGCGAACTGAACGCGAAATATTGTATTGTAAAAAATTGACTTCAACAAATTGATCAAACTGCTAAAGAACAAGCGGGCTGGTGACTAGgacgcttcttcttcttctccttcttggTAGCACGGGTCAGTAGGTGGGCGAAAGTGAGGATGAGAGATGAGAACCATCAGAGGATGAGAGAGGTgagcttcttctttttctttcctccgtctctggcagTCATCCTATTTCCCGTTCTTCCTTTCAAAAGATGGCCGTAagcctcttcttctttttcttgtgtTTCAGGCATGCTAGCGTACTagttcctccttcttctttttccatctttttcattctcttcttcatttctttacttttccttctttcctcacaactgttacggacggacctaaACGACTGTCAACGTTGATAGGCGCCATACAGCTATGGCTTTAATATGGTGCTTTTATGTAATTACAGAAAACATGTTATTCAATGGCGCCACTCGTGGCGCAGTAACATTCCCTGCATAGCTAAACATATTTCTAATTTTACGAAAAGAACACTATGTAGTTAAAATGAGGTGTTTCTCTGACGGTACGCTGGTGATAAGCTTCAGTTGCTGATAGCGTATCACTCAAAGAGACGCAGGCACCTAGCAGCCGTTCCAAGCCAAGATGATTACGAATACCATACACGTATCACTTTCTCTTTAGCACACTATTAGACTTATAACTTATGATGAAATCTAGGCAGAAGCTTCTCGAGAACCCCTTGATACTACCGCAGGCCTGGTACTTATTGCGATTCAACAGCGTTCGCACTTCTGCTATCAGTACACTGTTCTGTCCGGAGCTGTCTATAGAGAGAGAtcggccattaggaggagcctaatgctgaagcgcgtcatgcgacgccacagctgaacgacctccctcgatGCGCTCTattgttatccagtcgtcaaccgCTCGCCGACGTCATGTTGATGCAAAGCGTTGTTCACGATACAAGGGGGTAGACACGTGCGCATTGCGTCCATCGAGaacccttcgtccttgaatcctttcagtttggtaacaaagTCCCCCTTACCACAGGcgcctgtgggtcataagccagCGATTGTGGTACATTGCATTGAACGCGACAAAAGCACCTGTCGACTAGCCGGTGAACTGCATCAAAGTGGCGCAGATCTGCTCGCTGAGAAGTAGATTTCGTTTGGATTCAGGCTGTTTGGGCGGTGCAACGGCGACTTCgacgtcaaaacaggctcctCCCGTGAAGCGACAAAAGATCAAAAGATGACCAaactctctctctatatatatatatacggctctggttctGTCTAAACCGGAGCGCCACCTTGCCTATGGAAAGCATGTTTGAGAGAAGTCAACGAAGTGTGACCAAAGAATTCCATTGGTACCATGCCGGACCCAAGTCTTCTCAGTCTACTCCCCAACATCAAGTCTCACGGCCTGGTGCCGGACGTCATTTCTCAGGTACCCAGGAATGCGGTCGTCGTCACCTACCATGACGGCGACGTCCGCATGGGGAATACCCTGAGGCCAAGTCAGGCTGCTCACGAACCCACCAGCGTCATCTTCAGAGCAGAAGCCGGATCGTTCTACACGCTGGTGATGGTGGACCCGGACGCGCCTAGTCGTCAGAACCCAAAGATGCGACACTGGCTTCACTGGCTGGTCGTCAACATTCCTTCCAGCTGCGACCTCAGGGCAGGCACTCCCGTCACAGAGTACGCTGGACCAACTCCTCCTAGGGGCAGCGGTCCCCACCGCTATGTCTTTCTCGTCTTTGCGCAAGGACGCCGCAGGATTAACGAAGACTCGGTGGATGTCCCCGAGGGACGAGGCAAGTTCAACCTGAGAGAGTTCCTCGTAAACCTGGAGCTTGGACAAGCTTACGCGGCCAATTTCTTTCTAGCTGAGAACAAGTGATCGTGTCTACTGGTTCTCCCATTTGTAGTGGAATGCTGGGTAAATAAAGTCCCTTTTACGAAGGCACTTCCAGCAAGGTTTAGCGTCGTAGTAGTGTCGTATATGGGGATGTGAGCCTGACGGTGGCCATGCCAAGCATTCCCTATGTGTCATTGCAAGGATGGATCCGGTCGAAACACAGCCGAAAACATGTTTCGATTATGGTTCTAAAAATGCAGGTGATCCTTGGACGGCTTTTAATGTGGGTGGCATCTAGTTGTTACATCAGTGTCTTTGGACAACGTGAGTTGTAGGATTGCACCAATACTGTACATATACAGGGCCTGAAGGATTTACCAATGCATTTAGTCCACCAAGAGACTAAAAttacttttttcttagagtgtaaatAGGGGGCCTCAAGCATACCGCAATACATTTAGTCCACAAAAGGACTAAAGTGGCTCCTTTTTCACTTATAGTATACATGACCTGAAGGATTTAGCAATGCATTTAGTTCCCCAAGGAACTAAAATTACTCCGTTTTTCTTAGTGTAGATACAGGGCCTGAAGTCACCGACGACACCGATATCCGATATCATGATTATGCATTTTACTGTATTAAGCTACGTTAACAGTCTGATACCATGAAGAATGATCACACAATTCAAAGTCCACCAGTGGGAAGCCAGCGCTTCTCCTTTGCTCAATGATTCTCTAGAAGTAACGAAATAGTTCAAGGCAACTGGCTCGCCAAGTTCTTGCTCAGCAGCGAACTTTGACAAGGCGAAGCCGTAACGTTCGTTGAAGGGAACGATCAGCTTCTCGGCGTCGTATATCATCTTATCTTGCTTGTACGCCACGACGACGACCCGATGGAGCCCGGTGCCGTTGGTTGGCTGTGGGCCATGGTAGTACATCAATATTGTGCCCGTGTTGTAGTCGACAGGATCCGAGTCAAACGCTTTGCCAACCTTCGGAGAAATACagctacagtgaaccctcgttattatgaccatggtcgttcccgaaaattttggccgtaatgcggaattgtcatattaacggggggatttgcaaaggtttcactgcattgttccccaggggTATGGTCCTAAAGCGCGtgtgtcagattatcgggggtcatattaacgagggttaaccctcgttaatatgacccccgataatctgacatactcattttatgaccgtttttcttgggaaccgttccGCCGCCATGCAAATccatctcgttagtatgactatccgcttatccgactatgactgagatttttgtcacaagtagggtcaaacgCAGGTCTtatcttctcgttattatgaccacgtcacatgacccgcagggtagccccagggagaggctacacacatacctcaggcagagggtgacacgtgttGAAGTAGGGCGCCAAGGTTTGGGATTACTCCTGATGTTATTGACCTCGGAATTACTCATAGCCCTTTTCCGACTGCCAAAGCAGTGTAGTGCTTAAAACAGAAGTGACCACGACaccaggtcacactgtgctgctgctgttgtgcacCTAATAATGGTCGGAACCAAGCGGTCTCTGAGGTCAGCGGACTGTGCGcgaacgaagaaagaagaaagcacAGCACAGCTGGTTTTAAATTAATGCATATTTTTgttcacttaaaaaaaaaaaaaaacatggttggtggattcgaaagattcaatTCGCCGTTTTGGGTAATGGGTTTCGGATTCCTGAATCTCGAATCACGCTTAGGATTCGGGGATTCGGTTGACCCATCCCTAACAATaacttattgttgacagcagcAGCACACTCGCAAAGAGCCCAAGCATACCTTGATATTGACCACAAGCCAGTGCAAAACGCTCCGTAACGACGGGTCACTACGGGACGGGACGTCGGGTCCCAGCATGAGTAGGGTGTAGTAACTGCCAGCAGTATGAGGAAACCTAACGTCAATTGGGCTTTCGAAGCTTTCTTCTGGAGTCACCGCTGCACCCAAGGTAACGTCCTTTTTAATGAAAGAAAATGTGAGCATGGCCTGCGGAGTCCTCTGGATCACGTCGGGAACGATGCCGTCTTGAACGACTTTCGTCATGAAAGTATTTATGTCGTCCTCAACCTCTTGGGCGAAGGAGGAGAACATGAGGACGAACAGTCTGGCAAGATGATGCACCGCCATCGCgagaatcttcttcttcttcttcttcttcctctttttccgaTCTGTATTGTGGTTAGCTGTGCCTATCGTCAAGTGAACCACGCGCTACGACTACGTTAATGAACTGCCGTTTCTTCCATGACTTCaaaacccgagacaaggtaGAGGATGGCAACAGCCAaacacaacccaagcagcacaatgtactgaaagtcgagtgcaataggggtggacggtatgtgtcttatcaatgttctctagtttcacTAGTCTATTCAATGCTTCCCACATACCCGTTCCACCTACTTTcgattgtgctgcttgggaaacacgtctgttatcgtcccctaccttcccaagcagcacaatgtactgaaagacgagtgcaataggggtggacgggtaggtggaaggcctcgaacagactcgtgaagctaaagaacattgataagacgcataccgcccacccctattgcactgactttcagtacattgtgctgcctggtaATTCGCTCGTGTTTGGATggaagtcatggatcgtcactaACAGGTCGCTTGCTACCTACCGAAGCAGCACAACACCTTGgctcaatattggaccgatattggcaacactggcccaatattggtctaatattgggccaagatgttgtgctgcctgggtaactttcctttcgttgcCATTTCTTCTTGTTCTACCGGACGCCCTTCCAATTACAAGAAACACTTTCAGATAACTACGAAAGCGCCTCCTACACAGATCTCAAATGCAACGCTTGCCGTGCCTTCTGTCGTATCAACAGGATTCAGGCAACCTTGGACTTGACCTGCTTTGAAGTCACTGCCCTGCCTGAACACTGTCTTCGAGAAGATGGGATTATCGATTCACATTTTGACTAACGTTCCTTTAAACCTGACACGCTATCAATTTCATTCCTACCCATTGCTGCTGGATGGATAGTGGTGCCCCCTGGTGGTTAGCGCTGTTGCTCCAAGAACACCATTAATTGCGGTActattagtcgtgacgttgcccgtctGTTGACTGCAATCGTGATCCTTTAGTTTATTCTTTCCCAGTCTACCACGTCACTAAGCAGATAGGTAAGAACACCATCCATACATGTGTAGT
This sequence is a window from Ornithodoros turicata isolate Travis chromosome 10, ASM3712646v1, whole genome shotgun sequence. Protein-coding genes within it:
- the LOC135369842 gene encoding protein D3-like, coding for MAVHHLARLFVLMFSSFAQEVEDDINTFMTKVVQDGIVPDVIQRTPQAMLTFSFIKKDVTLGAAVTPEESFESPIDVRFPHTAGSYYTLLMLGPDVPSRSDPSLRSVLHWLVVNIKVGKAFDSDPVDYNTGTILMYYHGPQPTNGTGLHRVVVVAYKQDKMIYDAEKLIVPFNERYGFALSKFAAEQELGEPVALNYFVTSRESLSKGEALASHWWTLNCVIILHGIRLLT
- the LOC135369843 gene encoding protein D3-like; its protein translation is MPDPSLLSLLPNIKSHGLVPDVISQVPRNAVVVTYHDGDVRMGNTLRPSQAAHEPTSVIFRAEAGSFYTLVMVDPDAPSRQNPKMRHWLHWLVVNIPSSCDLRAGTPVTEYAGPTPPRGSGPHRYVFLVFAQGRRRINEDSVDVPEGRGKFNLREFLVNLELGQAYAANFFLAENK